The genomic segment CGGCCTCGAGTATTTCCGGGGTCCGGGGGCCGCGCCCGGCGTGGACTGCGAGGTCCATTCACCTTCTTTCCGGCCGCTCAGCCCGGCCGATCAGCCCAGTCGCTCAGCCCGGCCGTCGTTCAGCCCGGCCGCTCAGCAGAGCGCCGCGCCCTGCGCCAGTCCGGTCACCACGCGCCACACCAGACCGCCCCCGCCCGGTTCGGCGAACGCCAGTTTCGCCACCGCCACCGCGATCGCGGCCAGTCCGATCAGCAACGCCTGTCCCACGGCCGTGCGCGTCGCAGCCATGCCTTCACCCCTGCCCCGGGTAGCTATTAAAGTGATATCACTATGCTAGGCTTCGCCGCAGGGCACAAGCCCCCGAGGGCAGCAGGAGGACGACGATGACCAGCGAAGTTCTGGAGCAGGTGGAGATGCCGGTCCCGCAGACGCGGGAGCGCGAGGTGCGCACGGTGAACGGGTACACGATGTTCGCCGTCTCCACGGCGGGGACGCTCGGCGGGCTGGCGCTGGTCGGGTTCGGGCTGCCGCAGCTGATCGACGGCAACCAGGGCGTCGGCGTGGCGATGCTCGTGCTCGGCGCGCTGCTGGTGGTGACCGCCGGCGTGCTCGCGTTCGGCCTGACCCCGGTCGCCCCCGGTGAGGCGCGGGTGATCCAGTTCCTCGGCCGCTACACCGGCACCCTGCGCACCGACGGGCTGCAGTGGGTCAACCCGCTGACCGAACGGCACAAGGTCTCCACCCGGATCCGCAACCACGAGACCGCGGTGGCCAAGGTCAACGACGCCGACGGCAACCCGATCGAGATCGCCGCGGTGGTGGTCTGGCAGGTCGCCGACACCGCGCAGGCGATGTTCGAGGTGGACGACTTCGTCGAGTTCGTCGCCATCCAGACCGAGACCGCGATCCGGCACATCGCGAACAACTACCCGTACGACACACACGGGGAAGCCACCCTTTCCCTGCGGGACAACGCCGACGAGATCACCGAGAAGCTCTCGGCGGAGATCGGCGCCCGGGTGGCCTCCGCCGGGGTGGACGTGATCGAATCGAGGATCACGCACCTGGCCTACGCGCCGGAGATCGCCCAGGCCATGCTCCGGCGCCAGCAGGCTGGCGCGGTGGTGGCGGCCCGGCAGCGCATCGTCGAAGGCGCGGTCGGCATGGTCGAGATGGCGCTCGACCGGCTCGCCGCGCACGACGTGGTGGAACTGGACGAGGAGCGCAAGGCGGCGATGGTGAGCAACCTGCTGGTGGTGCTGGTCGGCGATCGCGACACCCAGCCGGTGGTCAACGCCGGGACCCTCTACCAGTAGGCCACTGGTGACCGAACGCAAGAAGGTCCTGCTGCGGCTCGACCCGGCCGTGCACGACGCCATCGCCCGCTGGGCCGGGGACGAACTGCGCAGCACCAACGCGCAGATCGAGTTCCTGCTCCGGCAGGCGCTGGCCGACGCCGGCCGGCTGCCGGGCACCGCGGGCCGGATGCGGCCGAGGGGGCGGCCCCGCAAGGAGCCGCCGCCGGAGCCCTCGCCGTCCTCCCGGTCCGAGCAGGACGACGAGGAAGTCTCCTGAACTACGATCTGGGCACCATGACCGCACCCAGTCCCCGCCGCCGCGTCGAGGAGCGGCACGGCCTGTCCGCGAAGACGCTGCGCCGGCTCGAGCGCGCGTCGGGCAGGCTCGCCGCGGCCAGCGTCGCCGCGATGGAGGAGCGCCTGCCCTGGTTCGGCCGCATGTCGGCCGACCAGCGGGCCAGCGTGCTGTTGATCACCCAGTCCGGGGTGGCCGGGTTCGTCGGCTGGCTGCGTGATTCGCAGGAAGCGCTGAAGTTCACCACCGACGCCTTCCGCGGCGCCCCGGCCGAGTTGTCGCGCTGGCTGAGCCTGCGCCAGGCGGTCGGGCTGGTGCGGCTGGCGATCGAGGTGTTCGAGGAGCAGCTGCCCGAGTTCGCCGCCGACGACAGCGAACGCGCCGCACTGACCGAGGCGATCCTGCGCTACGGCAGGGAGATCGCCTTCGCCGCGGCCAATTCCTACGCCGCCGCGGCGGAAGCCCGCGGTGCCTGGGACGCCCGGCTCGAAGCGCTGGTGGTGGACGGGATCGTGCGTGGGGACGCCGAGGAGTCGGTGCTCTCCCGCGCGTCGGCGCTGGGCTGGGAACCGGCGGCCGAAGCGACCGTGCTGGTCGGCACGCCCTCCTCGGACGACCCGCCCGCGGTGGTGTTCGACGTGCGCAGCCGGGCCGCCCGGATCGGCCGCCCGGTGCTGCTCAGCGTGCAGGGGTCGCGGCTGGTCGTGGTGGTCGCCGGGCCGACCGAGGGCGGGATCAAGGAACGCGAGGTCCTGGAGAAGCTGGCCACGGCCTTCGCCGAAGGCCCGGTGGTCGCCGGGCCGACCGTGCCTAGCCTGGCCGAGGCGCACACCAGCGCCGCCGAAGCGCTGTCCGGCCTGCGTGCGGTGGTCGGCTGGCCGGGCGCACCCCGCCCGGCGAGGTCGTGGGAGCTGCTGCCGGAACGCGCGCTGGCCGGTGACGCCGAAGCGGAACGCCTGCTGATCGAGGAGATCGCGCGCCCGCTCGAAGAAGCGGGCACGTCACTGCTGCAGACGGTGGAGACCTACCTGGAAAGCGGTGGGGTGCTGGAAATCTGCGCCCGTACGCTGTTCGTGCACCCCAACACCGTGCGGTACCGGCTGCGCCGGGCCGCCGAGCTGACCGGGCGGCACGCCGCCGACCCCCGTGACGCGCTGGTCCTGCGGATCGCGCTGACCGTCGGCAGGCTCGCGCGGGCCCGCGGCATCTGGTGAGCGAGTGACGCGGCTCACCAAAAATCTGCCCGAACCCGACAAGACATTTGGGTACCAGAGGTTCATCACCCGGTCACATTTGTAGGGTCTCTACAAATCCGGCGAGACGACTTGGTGAGCGGCGGCATGATAGGGAACGGGGGTTAGCGTGTTCCCTAGAGGAGTGATGACCGCCCTCCTCGCCCCCGGACAGGGCTCCCAGGCCCCCGGCATGTTCACGCCATGGCTCGAGTTCGACGGTGCGCGCGAGCGCCTGCGGCACTGGTCCGACCGCACCGGCCTGGACCTGCTCCGGCTCGGCACCGAGGCGGACGCGGAAGAGATCCAGGACACCGCCATCGCCCAGCCGCTGATCGTGGCGCTGTCGCTGCTGGCGTTCCACCAGCTCGACGCGCAGGGCCTGGTGCCCGCGGACGCGCCGGTGGCCGGGCACTCGGTCGGCGAGCTGGCCGCGGCCGCGATCGCCGGGGTGTTCCCGGCCGAGGAGGCCGTCGCACTGGCCGCCGTGCGCGGCGCGGAAATGGCGAAGGCCTGCGAGGCCGAGCCCACCAGCATGGCGGCGGTCATGCTGGGCGAGCCCGAGGCCGTCGTGGCCTGGCTCACCGAACAGGGACTGACTCCCGCCAACCAGAACGGTGCCGGCCAGATCGTGGCCTCCGGCGCCGCGGCCGCGATCCAGAAGATCGTCGCCGAACCGCTGGCGGGTACGAAGGTGCGCGCGCTGAAGGTGGCGGGCGCCTTCCACACCGAGTACATGGCCTCGGCCGAGGCCGCGGTGCGCGAGCACGCCGGTGAGATCACCACCGCCGACCCGGTCCGCCCGCTGCTGTCCAACGCGGACGGCACCGTGGTGACCGGCGGCGCGGAGTACCTGGAGCGGTTGATCACCCAGGTCACCAGCCCGGTGCGGTGGGACCTGACGATGGACGGCCTGGCCGCCCTCGGCGTCACCCGCACCGTGGAGCTCCCGCCGGCCGGCACGCTGACCGGCCTGGTCAAGCGCCAGCTCAAAGGCACCGTCACCAGCCCCATCGCGCTCAAGACGCCCGCGGACGTGGCGAAGTTGAGCCCCCAGGAGGACACCGAATGAGCCAGCGCCCCGCGCTGCGACTTCTTCACGGATCAGCCGCCAGCCGAATCCTCGGCGTGGGCAGCTACCAGCCGGAGAAGATCGTCACCAACGACGACCTGTCCCAGCTGATGGACACCAGTGACCAGTGGATCCGGGACCGCGTCGGCATCGTCGAACGCCGGTTCGCCGAGAAGGACGAACTGCTGGTGGACATGGCGGTCACCGCCGGGTCCCGCGCCGTGGCCGACGCCGGGCTGGATCCGTCCGATGTGGACACCGTGATCCTGCCGAACTGCACCATGCCCACGCTGATCCCGAACGCGGCCGCCCAGGTGGCCGAGCGGATCGGGGCGTCGAAGGCGGGCGCGTTCGACCTGAACGCCGCCTGCGCCGGGTTCTGCTACGGCCTCGGCGTCGCCTCCGACCTGGTCCGCTCGGGTTCGGCGAAGCACGTGCTGGTGATCGGCGCGGAGAAGCTGACCGACTCGGTCGACCCCACCGACCGCGCCAACGCGATCATCTTCGCCGACGGCGCCGGTGCCGCGGTCGTCGGCCCGTCCGACGAGCCGGGCATCGGGCCGGTGGCCTGGGGCAGCGCCGGCGATCTGGTCCACACGATCTACATGCGCGACGAGAAGTACATCTACCAGGAGGGCCAGGCGGTCTTCCGCTGGGCGACCACCCAGATCGCGCCGATCGCCCTGCGCGCACTGGAGGTCGCCGGGGTCAAACCGTCCGAAGTGGACGTTCTGATCCCGCACCAGGCGAACCTGCGCATCGTCGAGGCGATCGCGAAGAAGCTGCGCGCCAACGGTGCCCGCGAGGACATGGTGGTCGCCGACGACATCCGCTACAGCGGCAACACCTCGTCGGCCTCGATCCCGCTCGCGCTGGACCACATGCGCACCGCGGGCACGGTGAAGCGCGGTGACGTGGTACTCATGGTCGGGTTCGGGGCCGGGCTCTCGTACGCCGGCCAGGTCGTCATCTGCCCGTAACCCCCAGCATTCCGGCCGGGCACCGGCCGGAAAGAATTCTCAGGTAAACAGGAAAGGGATAGCAGTGGCTGACAAAGAAGAGATCCTGTCCGGGCTCGCCGAGATCGTCGAAGAGGTGGCCGGTGTGGCCCAGGACGACGTGAGCGCCGAGAAGTCCTTTGTGGACGACCTGGACATCGACTCGCTGTCCATGGTGGAGATCGCCGTGCAGGCCGAGGACAAGTTCGGCGTCAAGATCCCGGACGACGAGCTGGCGAACCTCAAGACCGTCGGCGACGCCGTGAACTACGTCGCCTCGAACTCGAAGTAACACCTGCCGGTGCCGACCTCGGGGAGAAACCGATGAGCAACAACGACGTCGTGATCACCGGGCTGGGCGCGACCACGCCCCTCGGCGGGGACGTCGCGTCCACCTGGGACGGTCTGCTGACCGGCCGCAGTGGGGTGTCCACCCTGCACGCCGAGTGGGTCGAGAAGTTCGGCCTGCCGGTGAAGATCGCCGCTCGGCTCGCGGTCGATCCCACCGAGGTGCTGCCCAGGGTGCAGGCCCGCCGGCTGGACCGCAGCGAGCAGGTCGCGGTGATCGCGGCCCGCCAGGCGTGGGCGGATGCCGGGCACAACGAGGACACCGTCGAACCCGAACGGCTCGCCGTCGTGGTCGGCACCGGTATCGGTGGCGCGAACACCCTGCTCGACCAGGACGACCTGCTGGAGACCACCGGTCTGCGCAAGGTGTCCCCGCTGACCGTGCCCATGCTCATGCCGAACGGGCCAGCGGCCCACGTCGGCCTGGAGCTGAAGGCGCGGGCGGGGGTGCACGCACCGGTGTCGGCCTGCGCTTCGGGCGCCGAAGGGCTGGCCTGGGGCTGGCGCATGCTCAAGACCGGTGAGGCCGACGTGGTGGTGGCCGGTGGCGCCGAGGCGTGCATCGCGGCGATCACCATGGCCGGGTTCGCCCAGGCGCGCACGATGAGCACGCGCAACGACGACCCCGAGCGCGCTTCGCGCCCGTGGGACGTCAACCGCGACGGCTTCGTGCTCGGCGAGGGCGCCGGGATCATGGTCCTGGAGCGCGAGGAGTTCGCGAAGGCGCGCGGGGCGAAGATCTACGGCAGGCTGGCCGGGATCGGCACCAGCGCCGACTCGTACCACATCACCGGACCGGACCCGGAAGGCACGGGACAGGCGCGGGCGATCACCGCGGCCCTGCGCTCGGCCGGGCTGGACCCGAAGGACATCGACCACGTCAACGCGCACGCGACCTCGACCCCGGCCGGGGACGTCGGGGAGACCGTGGCCGTGCGCAAGGCGATCGGCGAGCACCCGGTGCTGACCGCGCCGAAGGGCGCGCTGGGGCACCTGCTGGGCGCCGCGGGCGCGGTCGAAGCGATCGCGACCGTGCTGTCCATCCGGGACGGTGTCATCCCGCCGACGCTGAACCTGGAGAACCAGGACCCGGGCGTCGTGCAGGAGATCGCGGCCGGGGAACCGCGCAAGATGGACATCGGCGCCGCCATCAGCGACTCCTTCGGCTTCGGCGGCCACAACGTCGCCCTCGCCTTCACCCCAGCCTGACCCTCTCCACCTGAACAGGGGCACCCCTCCACGGAGGCCGGTGCCCCTTTTCACATCCACGCCCGCGCCAACTCACCTGCCCGAGCGCGTAGTTCAGCTACGCGAACGTGCAGTTCGGCTTCCTGAGTGTGGGGTTCGGCTTCCTGAACGTGGAACTCGGGCTCCTGAGCGTGGGGTCGCCGGAACACTCGTGCAGCCGAACTACACATTCAGGAAGTCGAACCCCACGTTCGGGTAAGCGAGTTCCACACTCCCGCACGCGAAACCCACATTCGGGAGCTGGGTCAGGTGCAGCGTTCGTGCATGGGGGTGGTGCCCGCGGGGATGGCGTCCAGCTTCCACATGCCGTTCTCCAGCACCATGGGCAGGGTCAGGTGCCACCGGACGCACGGTTCCTGCAGGTCCACCGGCCCGTCCTGGGGGTCCTGCGTGCTGGTGAAGCCGATCAGCGACTGCAGCGTGCCGTCCCCCATGGCTTCGATGCGGTAGACGAGGATGCTGCCGTCCTTGGTGCTGCGGTAGTCGGCCTCCCACTCCACCTTGGACTTCGCCTGCGCCCGCAACTTGGTCACCGTGGTCTTCCACAGCTCGTAGTTGCGGGCGTTGATGGCGTCGAAGTAGTTCTGCAGCAGGGCGCGTACCCCGTCGGCGTGCGGGTGCGCGGCGGCGTCCGGCGTCATTTCGACGACCGGGGAGCCCGGCTGCTGCTCGGGCGCCAGCGACTGCGAGGTGCGCGTGGCGATCACCCCGGTGTCCGCGGCGGCGTCCGGCTTGCGGTAGACCTCCCTGGCGAGCAACCCGCCACCGACGGTCAGCGAGACGACCACGATCAGCGCGGGCACCAGCCAGCGGCCACGGGCGGGAGCGAGGGGTGAAGCTGGCACACCCAGAGCGTAGTAAACCCCCTACCCCACTTGGTGCAGCCAGGTCACCGGAGCGCCGTCACCGGCGTGCCGGAACGGCTCGAGAGCCTCGTCCCATGCCGCGCCGAGCAGCTC from the Amycolatopsis magusensis genome contains:
- a CDS encoding SPFH domain-containing protein yields the protein MTSEVLEQVEMPVPQTREREVRTVNGYTMFAVSTAGTLGGLALVGFGLPQLIDGNQGVGVAMLVLGALLVVTAGVLAFGLTPVAPGEARVIQFLGRYTGTLRTDGLQWVNPLTERHKVSTRIRNHETAVAKVNDADGNPIEIAAVVVWQVADTAQAMFEVDDFVEFVAIQTETAIRHIANNYPYDTHGEATLSLRDNADEITEKLSAEIGARVASAGVDVIESRITHLAYAPEIAQAMLRRQQAGAVVAARQRIVEGAVGMVEMALDRLAAHDVVELDEERKAAMVSNLLVVLVGDRDTQPVVNAGTLYQ
- a CDS encoding beta-ketoacyl-[acyl-carrier-protein] synthase family protein — its product is MSNNDVVITGLGATTPLGGDVASTWDGLLTGRSGVSTLHAEWVEKFGLPVKIAARLAVDPTEVLPRVQARRLDRSEQVAVIAARQAWADAGHNEDTVEPERLAVVVGTGIGGANTLLDQDDLLETTGLRKVSPLTVPMLMPNGPAAHVGLELKARAGVHAPVSACASGAEGLAWGWRMLKTGEADVVVAGGAEACIAAITMAGFAQARTMSTRNDDPERASRPWDVNRDGFVLGEGAGIMVLEREEFAKARGAKIYGRLAGIGTSADSYHITGPDPEGTGQARAITAALRSAGLDPKDIDHVNAHATSTPAGDVGETVAVRKAIGEHPVLTAPKGALGHLLGAAGAVEAIATVLSIRDGVIPPTLNLENQDPGVVQEIAAGEPRKMDIGAAISDSFGFGGHNVALAFTPA
- a CDS encoding acyl carrier protein, with product MADKEEILSGLAEIVEEVAGVAQDDVSAEKSFVDDLDIDSLSMVEIAVQAEDKFGVKIPDDELANLKTVGDAVNYVASNSK
- a CDS encoding ACP S-malonyltransferase produces the protein MTALLAPGQGSQAPGMFTPWLEFDGARERLRHWSDRTGLDLLRLGTEADAEEIQDTAIAQPLIVALSLLAFHQLDAQGLVPADAPVAGHSVGELAAAAIAGVFPAEEAVALAAVRGAEMAKACEAEPTSMAAVMLGEPEAVVAWLTEQGLTPANQNGAGQIVASGAAAAIQKIVAEPLAGTKVRALKVAGAFHTEYMASAEAAVREHAGEITTADPVRPLLSNADGTVVTGGAEYLERLITQVTSPVRWDLTMDGLAALGVTRTVELPPAGTLTGLVKRQLKGTVTSPIALKTPADVAKLSPQEDTE
- a CDS encoding PucR family transcriptional regulator, with the translated sequence MTAPSPRRRVEERHGLSAKTLRRLERASGRLAAASVAAMEERLPWFGRMSADQRASVLLITQSGVAGFVGWLRDSQEALKFTTDAFRGAPAELSRWLSLRQAVGLVRLAIEVFEEQLPEFAADDSERAALTEAILRYGREIAFAAANSYAAAAEARGAWDARLEALVVDGIVRGDAEESVLSRASALGWEPAAEATVLVGTPSSDDPPAVVFDVRSRAARIGRPVLLSVQGSRLVVVVAGPTEGGIKEREVLEKLATAFAEGPVVAGPTVPSLAEAHTSAAEALSGLRAVVGWPGAPRPARSWELLPERALAGDAEAERLLIEEIARPLEEAGTSLLQTVETYLESGGVLEICARTLFVHPNTVRYRLRRAAELTGRHAADPRDALVLRIALTVGRLARARGIW
- a CDS encoding beta-ketoacyl-ACP synthase III: MSQRPALRLLHGSAASRILGVGSYQPEKIVTNDDLSQLMDTSDQWIRDRVGIVERRFAEKDELLVDMAVTAGSRAVADAGLDPSDVDTVILPNCTMPTLIPNAAAQVAERIGASKAGAFDLNAACAGFCYGLGVASDLVRSGSAKHVLVIGAEKLTDSVDPTDRANAIIFADGAGAAVVGPSDEPGIGPVAWGSAGDLVHTIYMRDEKYIYQEGQAVFRWATTQIAPIALRALEVAGVKPSEVDVLIPHQANLRIVEAIAKKLRANGAREDMVVADDIRYSGNTSSASIPLALDHMRTAGTVKRGDVVLMVGFGAGLSYAGQVVICP